From the genome of Aerococcus sanguinicola:
GAAATCCATTATGTTCCTTGTTTGTCAACGGCAGCAAGTTCCAATCCACCAGTGCCAGCTCCGGATACTCGCTTAATGGATAGATATGATGGATCATCTCTGCTGGTTCGTGCCTGCCAAACTGCTTTGCTTCTGCTGACAGATAGTTATAGCGCCTTAGTGTAAGCTCACGCTTCTTCTGCCACTTAGCAGTTCGGTAAAAAGGATTAACTTTTTTCATATTGAACTCCTTTCGAAGTAAAATAAAAAGCCGTCTGAATAGACGACTTAAGATAAAA
Proteins encoded in this window:
- a CDS encoding HNH endonuclease — protein: MKKVNPFYRTAKWQKKRELTLRRYNYLSAEAKQFGRHEPAEMIHHIYPLSEYPELALVDWNLLPLTNKEHNGFHDRKTDKIIGRGLYWQQKRRKEFEKFFDRPP